A genomic region of Vitis vinifera cultivar Pinot Noir 40024 chromosome 7, ASM3070453v1 contains the following coding sequences:
- the LOC109121519 gene encoding B3 domain-containing protein REM19, which yields MPEGFSPSQETRKKRKSSSLPSTEKRRRNPSRKTDNPLKLRSFRQHFQSEGIQASGTHFEKLKTDVDLHLSKYMDGLKFNAKEGGGGMHTTKRCKLSQALAPLAASEEVGALRRAKAFKTKNPFFIVTMQPTYVTRRYKLNIPLRFVKRHFEKNNNTATLLVPAGRTWPVKCSVAKTDVKFSRGWRNFVVDNRLEVGDVCAFEMIKCTGTLLKVVIFRKNEGEGACCSGSSI from the exons ATGCCTGAGGGTTTCTCTCCAAGCCAGGaaacaaggaagaaaagaaaatcgtCCTCTCTTCCGTCCAcggagaaaagaagaagaaatcctTCACGGAAGACTGATAACCCTCTCAAGCTCCGATCATTTcgtcaacattttcaatcagaAGGCATTCAAGCTTCTGGAACACATTTTGAGAAGCTAAAGACAGATGTAGATTTGCATTTGTCCAAATACATGG ATGGACTTAAATTCAATGCAAAAGAAGGCGGTGGAGGAATGCACACCACCAAAAGATGCAAGCTGTCTCAGGCTCTTGCACCCTTGGCTGCCAGCGAAGAAGTTGGAGCTCTTCGAAGAGCTAAAgctttcaaaacaaaaaaccctTTCTTCATTGTCACCATGCAACCAACTTATGTTACCAGAAGATATAAATTG AATATACCATTGAGATTTGTCAAGAGGCACTTCGAAAAGAATAACAACACTGCAACCCTTTTGGTTCCTGCGGGAAGAACTTGGCCTGTTAAATGCAGTGTGGCAAAAACGGATGTGAAATTCTCGCGTGGGTGGAGAAATTTCGTTGTAGATAATCGTTTAGAGGTGGGTGATGTTTGTGCTTTCGAGATGATCAAATGCACTGGAACGTTACTGAAAGTCGTCATCTTCCGAAAGAATGAGGGTGAGGGTGCCTGCTGCAGTGGGAGTAGCATATGA
- the LOC100265476 gene encoding B3 domain-containing transcription factor VRN1 isoform X1 yields MGSFTEASPTARSPSFFKVMMGDFSKDLRIPPAFVKHFDGVLPHKSLIMRNPGSKVWCVYVQKVDRCFFFEKGWGKFVQDNFLELGDFLVFHYVGNSKFEVIIYGKHCCEKELLAATASNDEPHSKGDERQENAKRENGERGESGTGPPLPLDKERQRNASCKGRGKSGSFGRFNSSRKGTMDKRRSEGPDEYKSGADQIQAKRSGVIHIKSDSSSCDEMDNDSDSSSGGDELKTKEDQLHQGNERKCEPSKLKQPVEETIAGVRFSQGTPCLGRLSNKVKARALKAASKFVSNYPFFKIVMQSTYLHSGYLRIPKQFSSTHIKGSSRKAMLWASDRFWPVKLLVYPLWSSVLTTGWVDFVKENALREGDVCVFEMYGSNDVVLKVTFFRCLA; encoded by the exons ATGGGCAGCTTTACGGAGGCAAGCCCTACTGCAAGGAGTCCTTCCTTCTTCAAGGTCATGATGGGTGACTTCTCTAAAGATTTG CGAATTCCTCCAGCTTTTGTGAAGCATTTTGATGGAGTTCTACCTCACAAGTCTTTGATAATGAGGAATCCTGGTAGCAAAGTATGGTGCGTTTATGTACAAAAGGTCGACCGATGCTTCTTCTTCGAAAAGGGTTGGGGGAAATTTGTGCAAGATAATTTCTTAGAACTAGGAGACTTTCTGGTTTTCCACTATGTTgggaattcaaaatttgaagtaATAATTTATGGAAAACATTGCTGCGAGAAGGAGCTCTTGGCAGCTACCGCAAGCAATGATGAACCACATTCGAAGGGAGATGAAagacaagaaaatgcaaaaagagAGAATGGAGAAAGAGGTGAAAGTGGCACTGGTCCACCATTGCCACTGGACAAAGAGAGACAGAGAAATGCCTCCTGCAAAGGGAGGGGGAAATCTGGATCATTTGGCAGGTTCAACAGTTCTAGAAAGGGAACAATGGATAAGAGACGCTCCGAGGGACCAGATGAATATAAGAGTGGAGCTGATCAAATCCAAGCCAAGAGAAGTGGAGTAATTCATATCAAGTCTGATAGTTCTAGCTGTGATGAAATGGACAATGACTCCGACAGTTCAAGTGGTGGTGATGAATTGAAGACCAAAGAAGATCAACTTCATCAagggaatgaaagaaaatgtgagCCTA GCAAGTTAAAGCAGCCCGTCGAAGAAACGATTGCAGGTGTGCGGTTTAGTCAAGGGACGCCATGCTTGGGCCGGTTGTCCAACAAGGTTAAAGCTAGAGCTCTAAAAGCTGCAAGCAAATTCGTCTCCAATTATccctttttcaaaattgttatgCAGTCAACTTATCTGCATAGTGGATATCTG AGGATACCAAAGCAATTTTCCAGCACGCATATAAAAGGAAGTTCAAGAAAAGCAATGCTTTGGGCATCGGATAGATTTTGGCCTGTGAAGCTATTGGTCTACCCACTCTGGTCTTCTGTGCTCACTACAGGTTGGGTGGACTTCGTGAAGGAAAATGCTTTGCGAGAAGGAGATGTCTGTGTCTTCGAAATGTATGGAAGTAATGACGTTGTGCTGAAAGTTACCTTTTTCAGATGCCTTGCCTAA
- the LOC132252515 gene encoding uncharacterized protein LOC116803646 isoform X1, whose translation MGKPGRNVSFSDANPEFFKVYIPDFSDQHLRIPPAFVKEFSGNIPNNAILRDIRGKYCHVELKEVEKDVFIKNGWQEFVRGHSVEQGDFLVFRYHGKALFDVSIFGRNGCRKDESSDIVTTDEIAICVKNEEGTEEELTMPPHGYKQLQLEFGIDRTENSGSLEVGRRKSRRIAAMNSVKCMRPEAATFVIPKNPHFITFIGRSSRYNLYIPQHVLKNNNIKLEGEMVMRDQKDRSWPMRLTTRKDGRLALVKGWAKFWKENNLGRRDQCVFEFILGRGRISKEIHVQVIRAIKMTKNNCRR comes from the exons ATGGGGAAACCTGGAAGAAATGTCTCTTTTTCTGATGCGAATCCTGAGTTCTTCAAAGTTTATATTCCTGATTTCAGCGATCAACATCTG CGTATTCCACCAGCTTTTGTCAAGGAATTCAGTGGAAATATACCAAACAATGCCATTCTCAGAGATATCAGAGGGAAGTATTGTCATGTAGAGTTGAAAGAAGTTGAAAAGGATGTGTTTATTAAGAATGGTTGGCAAGAATTTGTGAGGGGTCATTCTGTGGAACAAGGGGACTTCTTAGTTTTCAGATACCATGGAAAGGCTTTGTTCGATGTCAGCATTTTTGGTAGAAATGGATGCAGAAAGGACGAAAGTTCAGATATTGTTACTACTGATGAAATTGCGATATGTGTGAAGAACGAAGAAGGGACTGAAGAAGAGCTGACTATGCCTCCACATGGTTACAAGCAGTTGCAGCTGGAATTTGGCATTGACAGAACTGAAAATTCAG GTTCTCTGGAAGTAGGTCGACGTAAATCACGAAGAATTGCTGCAATGAATTCAGTGAAATGTATGAGGCCTGAAGCAGCAACCTTTGTCATACCAAAGAATCCGCATTTTATTACTTTCATTGGTCGTTCATCACGATACAATTTG TACATTCCTCAACATGTgctgaaaaataataatattaaactaGAAGGAGAAATGGTGATGCGTGATCAGAAAGATAGGTCGTGGCCTATGAGACTCACTACTAGAAAGGATGGTCGACTCGCTCTTGTGAAGGGATGGGCAAAATTCTGGAAGGAAAACAATCTGGGGAGGCGGGACCAGTGTGTATTTGAGTTCATCCTTGGCAGAGGCAGAATTAGCAAAGAAATACATGTGCAGGTTATTCGTGCTATTAAAATGACAAAGAACAACTGCAGGAGGTAA
- the LOC100265476 gene encoding B3 domain-containing transcription factor VRN1 isoform X2, whose protein sequence is MGSFTEASPTARSPSFFKVMMGDFSKDLRIPPAFVKHFDGVLPHKSLIMRNPGSKVWCVYVQKVDRCFFFEKGWGKFVQDNFLELGDFLVFHYVGNSKFEVIIYGKHCCEKELLAATASNDEPHSKGDERQENAKRENGERGESGTGPPLPLDKERQRNASCKGRGKSGSFGRFNSSRKGTMDKRRSEGPDEYKSGADQIQAKRSGVIHIKSDSSSCDEMDNDSDSSSGGDELKTKEDQLHQGNERKCKLKQPVEETIAGVRFSQGTPCLGRLSNKVKARALKAASKFVSNYPFFKIVMQSTYLHSGYLRIPKQFSSTHIKGSSRKAMLWASDRFWPVKLLVYPLWSSVLTTGWVDFVKENALREGDVCVFEMYGSNDVVLKVTFFRCLA, encoded by the exons ATGGGCAGCTTTACGGAGGCAAGCCCTACTGCAAGGAGTCCTTCCTTCTTCAAGGTCATGATGGGTGACTTCTCTAAAGATTTG CGAATTCCTCCAGCTTTTGTGAAGCATTTTGATGGAGTTCTACCTCACAAGTCTTTGATAATGAGGAATCCTGGTAGCAAAGTATGGTGCGTTTATGTACAAAAGGTCGACCGATGCTTCTTCTTCGAAAAGGGTTGGGGGAAATTTGTGCAAGATAATTTCTTAGAACTAGGAGACTTTCTGGTTTTCCACTATGTTgggaattcaaaatttgaagtaATAATTTATGGAAAACATTGCTGCGAGAAGGAGCTCTTGGCAGCTACCGCAAGCAATGATGAACCACATTCGAAGGGAGATGAAagacaagaaaatgcaaaaagagAGAATGGAGAAAGAGGTGAAAGTGGCACTGGTCCACCATTGCCACTGGACAAAGAGAGACAGAGAAATGCCTCCTGCAAAGGGAGGGGGAAATCTGGATCATTTGGCAGGTTCAACAGTTCTAGAAAGGGAACAATGGATAAGAGACGCTCCGAGGGACCAGATGAATATAAGAGTGGAGCTGATCAAATCCAAGCCAAGAGAAGTGGAGTAATTCATATCAAGTCTGATAGTTCTAGCTGTGATGAAATGGACAATGACTCCGACAGTTCAAGTGGTGGTGATGAATTGAAGACCAAAGAAGATCAACTTCATCAagggaatgaaagaaaat GCAAGTTAAAGCAGCCCGTCGAAGAAACGATTGCAGGTGTGCGGTTTAGTCAAGGGACGCCATGCTTGGGCCGGTTGTCCAACAAGGTTAAAGCTAGAGCTCTAAAAGCTGCAAGCAAATTCGTCTCCAATTATccctttttcaaaattgttatgCAGTCAACTTATCTGCATAGTGGATATCTG AGGATACCAAAGCAATTTTCCAGCACGCATATAAAAGGAAGTTCAAGAAAAGCAATGCTTTGGGCATCGGATAGATTTTGGCCTGTGAAGCTATTGGTCTACCCACTCTGGTCTTCTGTGCTCACTACAGGTTGGGTGGACTTCGTGAAGGAAAATGCTTTGCGAGAAGGAGATGTCTGTGTCTTCGAAATGTATGGAAGTAATGACGTTGTGCTGAAAGTTACCTTTTTCAGATGCCTTGCCTAA
- the LOC132252515 gene encoding uncharacterized protein LOC116803646 isoform X2 codes for MGKPGRNVSFSDANPEFFKVYIPDFSDQHLRIPPAFVKEFSGNIPNNAILRDIRGKYCHVELKEVEKDVFIKNGWQEFVRGHSVEQGDFLVFRYHGKALFDVSIFGRNGCRKDESSDIVTTDEIAICVKNEEGTEEELTMPPHGYKQLQLEFGIDRTENSGSLEVGRRKSRRIAAMNSVKCMRPEAATFVIPKNPHFITFIGRSSRYNLRVCDIMVAGCSTFLNMC; via the exons ATGGGGAAACCTGGAAGAAATGTCTCTTTTTCTGATGCGAATCCTGAGTTCTTCAAAGTTTATATTCCTGATTTCAGCGATCAACATCTG CGTATTCCACCAGCTTTTGTCAAGGAATTCAGTGGAAATATACCAAACAATGCCATTCTCAGAGATATCAGAGGGAAGTATTGTCATGTAGAGTTGAAAGAAGTTGAAAAGGATGTGTTTATTAAGAATGGTTGGCAAGAATTTGTGAGGGGTCATTCTGTGGAACAAGGGGACTTCTTAGTTTTCAGATACCATGGAAAGGCTTTGTTCGATGTCAGCATTTTTGGTAGAAATGGATGCAGAAAGGACGAAAGTTCAGATATTGTTACTACTGATGAAATTGCGATATGTGTGAAGAACGAAGAAGGGACTGAAGAAGAGCTGACTATGCCTCCACATGGTTACAAGCAGTTGCAGCTGGAATTTGGCATTGACAGAACTGAAAATTCAG GTTCTCTGGAAGTAGGTCGACGTAAATCACGAAGAATTGCTGCAATGAATTCAGTGAAATGTATGAGGCCTGAAGCAGCAACCTTTGTCATACCAAAGAATCCGCATTTTATTACTTTCATTGGTCGTTCATCACGATACAATTTG AGGGTGTGTGATATCATGGTTGCTGGTTGCAGTACATTCCTCAACATGTgctga
- the LOC100267202 gene encoding uncharacterized protein LOC100267202 gives MARGPRRNPSFFKVLIGDFTNKLRIPPAFMKKFRRMTFNNAVLKTVTGESWMVSVKQEDSCYFFKKGWRKFVKDQHLEAGDFLVFWFLGDSTFQVVVYDKSGCEKDPNLGAKGKRIGLHGEKNNPCMGRHTACQLSLSLTHQHTPQVHCRNSPYASMHAFTGRDDANHVMPATSVAVKMESKDQGADKAAASGRTKHPQFVKVLKKYHDYVMGIPKRFVSRYGKNLSNIMFLKVPSGAVWQVGLKRGDGEVWLDGGWREFVEYYSIGYGHFLVFRYEGNSIFHILIFDMTASEIEYPSTNAPHYEEPSSNIGGSLPPKMEEIDNDVSVEILDVFPARQTTKEKDTINISSSEEEFTPCLPEIVEIESDVSVGTFDVFPTSQNPEEKRSSPFLQPTKKRSNNSSRKTDNTSNVRSLFPHFQPKGVGATGVKFEKSGIDADLLPGTSGLKVGHDFHAKESCGTVAAIQRNVLSGVLPPVTASKEVGALQRAIAFNPENPFFRAKMGPSYLGPSRHGLNIPIWFVERYFKTDDKSITLWGSDGRTWSTSYRLGRRRNGKRVAELLYSGWKIFVQDNQLKLEALPRRSYGVSLRSNFLSKKPHFFRIMHPALLKDGKPEIPERFLRKYGKHLSSVVFLKVPSGAQWRVELMKRHDEALLQGGWQEFCEFYSIGYGHLLLFRYEGDSHFHVLIFDMTASEIEYPSSNATHDEKPNNNNGVCQPSILKENHENDVSVEILDDFPASQTTKEEDIINITSSEEEFSTNEASSLPKLKDNKRDVSVQSFHDGPPSHNTRMKTKLACLQPNERRRNITPPKTFNTSNHQSKGIQGTGMKFEKSTPEFRDKVNFDAKEGGEGRATAQRGIISQYVPAVTASKKVGALLRAESFKPQNPFFIVTMRPSYVGTGRNMTIPLRFVKRHFTTDDKKTTLRVSNRRTWTLKYCIRRRDAKLSSGWRKFARDNYLQVGDVCVFELINSTANLLKVVIFRK, from the exons ATGGCAAGAGGTCCCAGACGCAATCCTTCTTTCTTCAAGGTCTTGATTGGTGATTTCACCAacaaactt CGAATACCACCCGCTTTTATGAAGAAATTCCGGAGGATGACGTTCAACAATGCCGTCCTGAAAACTGTTACTGGGGAGTCCTGGATGGTGAGCGTGAAACAGGAAGATTCGTGCTACTTTTTCAAGAAAGGTTGGAGGAAATTCGTGAAAGATCAGCACCTGGAGGCAGGGGATTTTCTGGTTTTCTGGTTCCTTGGCGATTCAACATTCCAAGTTGTGGTATATGATAAAAGTGGATGTGAAAAGGACCCGAATTTGGGTGCCAAGGGGAAGAGAATTGGGTTACATGGGGAAAAGAACAACCCATGCATGGGTAGGCACACAGCCTGTCAACTTTCTCTTTCCCTCACGCACCAACACACCCCCCAAGTTCACTGCAGAAACTCACCATATGCTTCAATGCATGCATTTACAGGTAGAGATGATGCGAATCATGTGATGCCAGCGACAAGTGTTGCAGTGAAGATGGAAAGTAAAGATCAGGGAGCAGACAAAGCAGCTGCCTCTGGCAGAACAAAGCATCCGCAGTTTGTAAAGGTTCTGAAAAAATACCACGACTACGTGATG GGAATTCCTAAGAGGTTTGTTAGCAGATATGGAAAGAACCTGTCGAATATTATGTTTCTCAAGGTTCCTAGTGGCGCAGTGTGGCAAGTGGGACTGAAGAGAGGCGATGGTGAGGTTTGGTTGGATGGTGGCTGGCGGGAATTTGTTGAGTATTACTCCATTGGGTATGGGCATTTTTTAGTATTCAGATATGAAGGAAATTCCATTTTCCATATACTTATATTTGATATGACTGCTTCCGAGATTGAATATCCTTCCACTAATGCCCCACATTATGAAGAACCAAGCAGTAACATTGGGGGAAGCCTACCGCCCAAGATGGAAGAAATTGACAATGATGTTTCTGTTGAGATTTTGGATGTTTTTCCAGCCAGGCAGACAACAAAGGAGAAAGACACGATCAATATATCTTCTAGTGAAGAAGAGTTCACCCCCTGTTTGCCCGAAATTGTGGAAATTGAGAGTGATGTTTCCGTTGGAACGTTTGATGTTTTCCCTACAAGCCAGAATCCAGAAGAGAAAAGAAGTTCGCCTTTTCTTCAGCCCACTAAGAAAAGAAGCAACAACTCTTCTCGGAAAACTGATAACACCTCCAATGTCCGATCTCTGTTTCCACATTTTCAGCCCAAAGGAGTTGGAGCTACTGGGGTGAAGTTTGAAAAGTCAGGGATAGATGCAGATTTGCTTCCCGGGACGTCAGGGCTTAAGG TTGGCCATGATTTTCACGCAAAAGAGAGCTGTGGAACAGTAGCCGCCATTCAAAGAAACGTGCTGTCCGGGGTTCTACCACCAGTGACCGCCAGCAAAGAAGTAGGGGCTCTTCAAAGAGCCATAGCTTTCAACCCGGAAAATCCTTTCTTCAGAGCGAAAATGGGACCAAGTTACCTCGGACCGTCAAGGCATGGTTTG AATATACCAATCTGGTTTGTGGAGAGGTACTTCAAAACAGATGACAAGTCCATAACCCTTTGGGGTTCGGATGGGAGAACTTGGTCCACTAGCTACCGTCTGGGAAGGAGGAGAAACGGAAAGCGGGTTGCAGAACTACTCTATTCTGGTTGGAAAATATTCGTGCAGGATAATCAGTTGAAATTAG AAGCTCTTCCCCGGCGAAGCTACGGAGTGTCACTCCGGTCAAATTTTCTGTCGAAGAAACCACACTTTTTCAGGATAATGCACCCAGCTTTGCTTAAAGATGGAAAGCCA GAAATTCCAGAGaggtttttgagaaaatatggaAAGCATTTGTCAAGCGTAGTATTTCTCAAGGTTCCTAGTGGTGCACAATGGCGTGTAGAATTGATGAAACGCCATGATGAGGCTTTGTTGCAGGGTGGTTGGCAAGAGTTTTGTGAGTTTTATTCTATTGGGTATGGACATCTTTTATTATTCAGATACGAAGGCGATTCCCATTTCCATGTACTTATATTTGATATGACTGCTTCTGAGATTGAATATCCATCCTCCAATGCCACCCATGATGAAAAACCAAACAATAATAATGGGGTATGCCAACCGtccattttgaaagaaaatcatgaaaatgatGTCTCTGTTGAGATTTTGGATGATTTTCCAGCCAGCCAAACAACCAAGGAGGAAGATATAATCAATATTACTTCTAGTGAGGAAGAATTCAGCACGAATGAGGCCAGCAGTTTGCCCAAACTTAAGGATAACAAGAGAGATGTTTCTGTACAAAGTTTTCATGATGGCCCACCAAGCCACAATACAAGGatgaaaacaaaattggcatGTCTGCAACCCAATGAGAGGAGAAGAAATATTACTCCTCCTAAAACTTTCAACACTTCTAATCATCAATCGAAAGGCATTCAAGGCACcggaatgaaatttgaaaagtctACCCCAGAATTTCGGG ATAAAGTTAATTTTGATGCCAAGGAAGGTGGTGAAGGAAGGGCCACCGCTCAAAGAGGCATCATCTCTCAATATGTTCCAGCAGTGACAGCCAGCAAAAAAGTTGGAGCTCTTCTCAGAGCTGAATCTTTCAAACCACAAAATCCTTTCTTCATTGTCACTATGCGACCATCTTATGTTGGTACTGGAAGAAATATG ACCATACCGCTGAGATTTGTGAAGAGGCACTTTACAACAGATGACAAGAAGACAACCCTTAGGGTTTCGAATAGAAGAACTTGGACTCTTAAGTACTGTATCAGAAGACGCGATGCAAAACTTTCTTCTGGGTGGAGAAAGTTTGCCCGTGATAATTATTTGCAAGTTGGTGATGTTTGTGTCTTCGAGCTCATCAACTCCACTGCAAATTTACTCAAGGTTGTCATATTCCGAAAATGA